One Kaistella polysaccharea DNA segment encodes these proteins:
- a CDS encoding metallophosphoesterase family protein, with protein sequence MKILHTADWHLGKRLDRFSRLEEQILVMDEIVQIADEQNVDVVLVAGDLFDNFNPSVEAIELFYRTLKRLSQNGKRPVIAISGNHDSPYLIDAPDPLARECGIILIGHPKAKVTPFELEDFEISNSVEGMIELKIKNLDFPIRIVHTAFANEIRLKEYFGENKEDALNQVLAENWATIADEFCDENGVNILMTHLYMNKRGAPILEEPDGEKPIKIGNADLIYSDTIPPQIQYTALGHLHAFRNIGTTEKPVVYSSSPLCYSFSEAGQTKYVSIIEAKPNQNMSYEKIALKNGKSLVRKTFDEVEKAIEWLSENQNTFVELTLESETYLKAEERKMINNAHHGIVHLIPKVKNQESTQKQLHDINLNQDIQSLFKDYFKSKNNAQEPNEDLLNLFNEILNP encoded by the coding sequence ATGAAAATTCTGCATACCGCCGATTGGCATTTGGGTAAACGTTTGGACCGTTTTTCACGCTTAGAAGAACAAATTTTAGTGATGGACGAAATCGTTCAGATTGCCGATGAACAGAATGTGGATGTTGTGTTGGTGGCCGGAGATTTATTCGATAATTTCAATCCGAGCGTTGAGGCGATTGAACTTTTTTATAGAACATTGAAACGTTTATCTCAGAATGGAAAACGCCCCGTAATCGCCATTTCCGGAAACCATGATTCTCCCTATTTAATTGATGCTCCGGATCCGTTGGCACGGGAATGTGGAATTATTTTAATCGGTCATCCGAAAGCAAAAGTAACTCCTTTTGAACTTGAAGATTTTGAAATTTCAAATTCAGTGGAAGGTATGATTGAATTAAAAATCAAAAACCTCGATTTCCCTATTCGAATTGTACATACCGCTTTTGCCAACGAGATCAGGTTAAAAGAATATTTCGGTGAAAATAAAGAAGACGCACTTAATCAGGTTTTGGCCGAAAACTGGGCAACTATTGCGGACGAATTCTGTGATGAAAATGGCGTCAATATTCTGATGACTCATTTGTATATGAATAAAAGAGGCGCACCCATTCTGGAAGAACCGGACGGTGAAAAACCCATTAAAATTGGAAATGCTGATTTGATTTATTCCGATACGATTCCGCCGCAAATTCAATATACGGCTCTAGGACATTTGCATGCTTTTCGAAATATTGGAACGACAGAAAAACCGGTTGTTTATTCGTCTTCGCCGCTGTGCTACAGTTTTAGTGAAGCCGGACAGACGAAATATGTTTCGATTATTGAAGCCAAACCGAATCAAAATATGTCTTACGAAAAGATCGCCTTGAAAAACGGGAAATCTTTGGTCCGTAAAACTTTTGATGAGGTTGAAAAAGCAATTGAATGGTTGTCTGAAAACCAGAATACTTTCGTCGAACTCACCTTAGAAAGTGAAACGTACTTAAAAGCGGAGGAACGAAAAATGATCAATAATGCGCATCACGGAATTGTGCACCTTATTCCGAAAGTTAAAAATCAGGAATCCACTCAAAAGCAATTGCATGATATCAATCTCAACCAAGATATTCAGAGTTTGTTTAAAGATTATTTTAAATCTAAAAACAACGCGCAGGAACCCAATGAAGACTTACTCAATTTGTTCAACGAAATTTTAAACCCATAA
- a CDS encoding AAA family ATPase translates to MIPIQLTLEGLYSYQERQTIDFTTLTDAGLFGIFGSVGSGKSSILEAITFALYGETERLNSRDKRAYNMMNLKSNRSFIAFDFMNFENKKFRATREFKRNSKNFEDVKSPNVILYEWKDEHWIPLESSSTEEIIGLSYANFKRTIIIPQGQFKEFIELGATERTNMMKEIFGLHRFDLQNNVAALNTKNKSELDQLEGELKGFEEVTEEHILTQTEKLKLEKIHFNETENNFKKIDQHYQQLKNLKTDFQILKQKKEDFTKLSERKSAIDALEVKTELFDQVFRIFNPLVLEKNKLQKEISAQKKEKENQDELLKKIEIEVKSLTEQLKLILPKYEALNESKIQENDLNLILQMLQFSEEIKTLKTRTKDGSEQVKKVEQNIKNIQQNIKDLSERSELLKGQKLDSNLLVTVGSWFSENKKLKENLGIQTKKTEELQIKISNISIELKPFKINVETFNEDFNAKNKALEIVKKELSEKRTHLEVQQKLAHFSSDLHDGESCPLCGALEHPNIVAFEDVESELHSILKQIENAENQQKELQKNLAEIEKILYRKKTFEEQLNAEQETLGQIKIQLDKHQQNFIWKEFKAENESEFEQKRLQSFSIEKQIEELGQSISSKQKDHEKERETLEKYSKVLEEFKLKEAQKETQINSNLSNLKVLNWNDFEEKSINDVEASLQQLSKLNLETERNYKQLVEKEKEISPKFAAQKTSVDHLEKRIGELEKESSDNEKLLSQSLITQNFVDFKEVELILAQDIKVTESRNQIQKFRIEFETLKNSVDELTSKLKCFSFDEEEFTKVETQFQTAEHQLKIANDAVVKTNADLERLEKEFKKKETLLKNLAKLQKRSDDLKVMFNLFKGAGFVQFVSSIYLRQLCDHANIRFHRMTRNQLSLQLNENNDFEIIDYLNEGKCRSVKTLSGGQAFQVSLSLALALAESVQSNAKAEKNFFFIDEGFGTQDLESVNVVFETLINLQKENRIVGIISHVEELKEKMPVSLNITKDEERGSLIEVI, encoded by the coding sequence ATGATTCCTATTCAATTAACTTTAGAAGGTTTGTATTCTTATCAGGAGCGCCAAACAATCGATTTTACAACATTGACAGACGCCGGTTTATTTGGAATTTTCGGCTCCGTTGGTTCGGGTAAATCTTCAATCTTAGAAGCGATTACCTTTGCACTTTATGGCGAAACTGAAAGGCTGAATTCCCGCGACAAGCGTGCTTACAACATGATGAATCTGAAATCTAACCGGTCGTTTATCGCGTTTGATTTCATGAATTTTGAAAATAAAAAATTTAGGGCAACCCGAGAATTTAAGAGGAATTCTAAAAATTTCGAAGATGTAAAATCTCCAAATGTGATTTTATATGAATGGAAAGACGAGCACTGGATTCCGCTGGAAAGTTCCAGTACGGAAGAAATAATTGGATTGAGTTACGCCAATTTCAAACGGACCATCATTATTCCACAAGGTCAGTTTAAAGAGTTCATCGAACTCGGTGCCACGGAACGAACCAATATGATGAAGGAAATTTTTGGCCTTCATCGTTTTGATTTGCAAAATAATGTTGCCGCATTAAACACTAAAAATAAATCTGAACTTGATCAGTTAGAAGGTGAATTAAAAGGTTTTGAAGAAGTAACTGAAGAACACATTTTAACTCAAACTGAAAAATTAAAACTGGAGAAAATTCATTTTAATGAAACTGAAAACAATTTTAAAAAAATTGATCAACATTATCAACAACTTAAAAATTTAAAAACAGACTTTCAAATTCTGAAACAGAAAAAAGAAGACTTCACAAAATTATCGGAGAGAAAATCCGCAATCGATGCTTTAGAGGTTAAAACCGAATTATTTGACCAGGTTTTTAGAATTTTCAATCCGTTGGTTTTAGAGAAAAATAAACTACAAAAAGAAATTTCAGCCCAGAAAAAAGAAAAAGAAAATCAGGACGAACTTTTAAAGAAAATTGAAATTGAAGTCAAGTCGCTCACTGAACAGTTAAAGTTAATTCTTCCAAAATATGAAGCATTAAATGAATCCAAAATTCAGGAAAATGATTTGAACTTAATTTTGCAAATGTTGCAGTTTTCGGAAGAAATAAAAACACTAAAAACTCGTACTAAAGATGGTTCAGAACAGGTAAAAAAAGTTGAGCAAAACATTAAAAACATTCAGCAAAATATTAAAGATCTTTCTGAGAGATCAGAGTTATTAAAAGGCCAAAAATTAGATTCGAATCTTTTGGTAACTGTTGGAAGTTGGTTTTCAGAAAACAAAAAACTGAAAGAAAATCTGGGAATTCAAACTAAAAAAACTGAAGAACTTCAAATCAAAATCAGTAATATCTCAATTGAATTAAAACCTTTTAAAATTAATGTTGAAACATTTAATGAAGATTTCAATGCAAAAAATAAAGCATTAGAAATTGTAAAAAAAGAACTTTCCGAAAAAAGAACGCATCTGGAAGTTCAACAAAAGTTAGCACATTTTTCAAGTGATTTGCACGATGGCGAATCCTGTCCGCTTTGTGGCGCTTTAGAACACCCGAATATTGTTGCTTTCGAAGATGTTGAATCTGAACTGCATTCAATTTTAAAACAAATTGAAAATGCGGAAAATCAACAGAAAGAACTTCAGAAGAATTTAGCTGAAATTGAGAAAATCCTTTATCGCAAAAAAACTTTTGAAGAACAGTTAAATGCGGAACAGGAAACACTCGGCCAAATAAAAATTCAACTTGATAAGCATCAGCAAAATTTTATCTGGAAAGAATTTAAAGCCGAAAATGAATCTGAATTTGAGCAGAAACGCCTACAGTCTTTTAGTATCGAAAAGCAAATTGAAGAATTAGGTCAATCCATTTCAAGCAAGCAGAAAGACCATGAGAAAGAGAGGGAAACCTTGGAAAAATACAGCAAAGTTTTGGAAGAATTTAAACTTAAAGAAGCACAAAAAGAAACGCAGATTAATTCTAATCTTTCTAATCTTAAAGTCTTAAACTGGAATGATTTTGAGGAAAAATCAATAAATGACGTCGAAGCATCTTTGCAGCAATTATCAAAACTTAATCTTGAAACAGAAAGGAATTACAAGCAGTTGGTTGAAAAGGAGAAGGAAATTTCGCCCAAGTTCGCTGCACAAAAAACAAGTGTCGATCATTTAGAAAAAAGAATTGGTGAATTAGAAAAAGAAAGTTCGGATAACGAAAAGCTTTTAAGTCAATCTTTAATAACTCAAAATTTTGTTGATTTCAAAGAGGTTGAACTCATTTTAGCGCAGGATATTAAGGTCACAGAATCCAGAAATCAAATTCAGAAATTCAGGATCGAATTTGAAACTTTAAAGAACAGTGTTGACGAATTGACTTCGAAACTGAAATGCTTTTCTTTTGATGAAGAAGAATTTACGAAGGTTGAAACTCAATTTCAAACTGCTGAACATCAATTAAAAATCGCAAACGACGCGGTCGTAAAAACAAATGCTGACCTCGAAAGACTGGAGAAAGAATTTAAGAAAAAAGAAACTTTATTAAAAAATTTAGCGAAACTTCAGAAACGGTCAGATGATCTGAAAGTGATGTTTAATCTTTTTAAAGGAGCAGGTTTTGTGCAGTTTGTCTCCTCTATTTATTTAAGACAATTGTGTGATCACGCCAATATTCGGTTTCATCGCATGACGAGAAATCAACTTAGTTTGCAACTGAATGAAAATAATGATTTTGAAATTATCGACTATCTGAATGAGGGAAAATGCCGAAGTGTAAAAACGCTTTCTGGCGGTCAAGCATTTCAGGTTTCGCTGAGTTTGGCTTTGGCGCTCGCCGAAAGTGTACAGTCAAATGCGAAGGCAGAAAAGAATTTTTTCTTTATCGATGAAGGTTTTGGAACGCAGGATTTGGAATCGGTGAACGTGGTTTTTGAAACATTAATCAATCTTCAGAAAGAGAACAGAATTGTGGGAATAATTTCCCACGTTGAGGAACTGAAAGAGAAAATGCCGGTTTCCCTGAATATTACAAAAGATGAGGAAAGGGGAAGTTTAATCGAAGTAATTTAA
- a CDS encoding cystathionine gamma-synthase yields the protein MNFNTKVIHGGQHHESATGSVNVPVFLTSTFAQKSPGIHSGYEYSRAANPTRQALEDSLASIENGARGLAFGSGLAAIDCVLKLLNPGDEIISVDDLYGGSYRMFTKLFEKYQLKFTFVNFDDVSKIADVITDKTKLIWLETPTNPLMKLVDIKAVTDLVKGKDILVAVDNTFATPYIQRPIDLGADIVMHSATKYLGGHSDAIAGALVANTAELGEKLHFIQFASGGILGPHDSYLVLRGIKTLALRMQRHSENGIAVAKYLESHPAVDKVFYPGLASHPQHELAKRQMKDFSGMVSFTFKSGKKEDSIKFLEKVKVFTLAESLGGVESLANHPALMTHASIPAEKRAELGITDDLVRLSVGIEDKEDLIADLERAFA from the coding sequence ATGAACTTCAATACAAAAGTAATTCACGGTGGCCAACACCACGAATCAGCAACAGGATCAGTAAATGTACCGGTATTTTTAACCTCAACATTTGCACAAAAATCACCCGGAATTCATTCAGGGTACGAATATTCTCGGGCTGCAAACCCGACAAGACAAGCTTTGGAAGACAGTTTAGCTTCTATTGAAAATGGCGCGCGAGGTTTGGCTTTCGGGTCTGGATTGGCTGCAATCGATTGTGTCTTGAAATTATTAAATCCTGGTGATGAAATTATTTCTGTAGACGACTTATATGGTGGGAGTTACAGAATGTTCACAAAATTATTTGAAAAGTACCAATTGAAATTTACTTTCGTTAATTTTGATGATGTTTCAAAAATCGCAGATGTAATCACCGATAAAACCAAATTGATCTGGTTAGAAACTCCGACCAATCCATTAATGAAGTTAGTGGACATCAAAGCAGTAACTGATCTGGTGAAAGGAAAAGATATTTTGGTTGCCGTTGATAATACTTTTGCAACTCCGTATATTCAAAGACCAATTGATTTGGGAGCTGACATCGTGATGCATTCGGCTACAAAATATTTAGGCGGACATTCCGATGCGATTGCAGGTGCATTAGTTGCAAATACTGCTGAACTGGGAGAAAAATTACATTTTATTCAGTTTGCAAGTGGCGGAATCTTAGGACCACACGATTCTTATTTAGTTTTAAGAGGAATTAAAACTTTGGCTTTAAGAATGCAAAGACATTCCGAAAATGGGATCGCAGTTGCAAAATATTTAGAAAGTCATCCTGCGGTAGATAAAGTTTTTTATCCAGGATTAGCATCTCATCCGCAACATGAATTGGCGAAAAGACAAATGAAAGATTTCAGTGGAATGGTTTCTTTCACATTTAAATCAGGAAAAAAAGAAGATTCCATCAAGTTCTTGGAAAAAGTAAAAGTTTTCACTTTGGCTGAATCTTTAGGCGGTGTAGAATCTTTGGCGAATCATCCAGCATTAATGACGCACGCTTCAATTCCTGCAGAAAAAAGAGCAGAGTTAGGAATCACCGACGATCTGGTTCGCCTTAGCGTAGGGATTGAAGATAAAGAAGATTTGATCGCTGATTTGGAAAGGGCTTTTGCTTAA
- a CDS encoding L-threonylcarbamoyladenylate synthase produces MEKLIETLKSGGTILYPTDTIWGIGCDATNIEAINKIFEIKKREKNKSMIILVESAKRLEDLVEVPEMAWEIMDLSEKPVTLIYDNPKGLPKEILAEDGSIGIRLVNDLFLKKIITKLNKPLVSTSANFSGEKSPMKFSDISQEIIDSVEFVAEENHDKISEHSGSSVIRIWNDGRIKVIRE; encoded by the coding sequence ATGGAAAAACTCATCGAAACTTTAAAATCCGGCGGAACCATCCTTTATCCTACCGACACTATTTGGGGAATCGGGTGCGATGCGACCAATATTGAAGCCATCAATAAAATTTTTGAAATCAAAAAACGGGAGAAAAACAAGTCGATGATCATTTTGGTAGAATCTGCAAAACGTTTGGAAGATTTGGTTGAAGTTCCCGAAATGGCCTGGGAAATTATGGACTTGTCGGAAAAACCGGTAACTTTAATTTATGATAACCCGAAAGGTTTACCGAAAGAAATATTGGCTGAAGATGGAAGTATTGGAATTCGGTTAGTCAATGATTTATTTTTAAAGAAGATTATTACTAAATTAAATAAACCTTTGGTTTCAACCTCAGCGAATTTTAGTGGTGAAAAATCGCCAATGAAATTTTCAGATATTTCTCAGGAAATTATTGATTCTGTAGAATTTGTGGCCGAAGAAAACCATGATAAAATTTCGGAACACTCGGGTTCTTCGGTGATTAGAATTTGGAATGATGGACGAATTAAGGTTATTCGGGAATAA
- a CDS encoding YchJ family protein encodes MNCPCCSGKSYEECCKPFHLGQRHAPTAETLMRSRFSAFAIPNGEYLMETTLPTKRKLHNKEDLQEWGKINQWTKLEIVSAPSADEVEFKAYYTDEKGKPQIHHELSLFENLNNRWYYVSGEFLD; translated from the coding sequence ATGAACTGTCCCTGCTGTTCCGGAAAATCGTACGAAGAATGTTGCAAACCTTTCCACCTCGGTCAGCGACATGCTCCAACTGCTGAAACTTTAATGCGTTCAAGATTCTCTGCTTTTGCTATACCTAATGGAGAATACTTAATGGAAACAACTTTACCCACAAAAAGAAAACTCCACAATAAAGAAGATTTACAGGAATGGGGAAAAATTAATCAATGGACAAAACTCGAAATTGTGAGTGCACCATCTGCTGATGAGGTAGAATTCAAAGCTTATTACACTGACGAGAAAGGTAAGCCACAAATTCATCATGAACTTTCTTTGTTTGAAAACTTGAATAATCGCTGGTATTATGTTTCCGGTGAATTTTTAGATTAG
- a CDS encoding LLM class flavin-dependent oxidoreductase codes for MELGIGMFGDLAVDQNTGKYKDAGVKIREILGQVKLMDEVGIDVFAMGEHHRQDYAVSSPEMLLAAAASITKNIKLASGVTVLSSSEPVKVYEDFATLDLISDGRAEIFVGRGSFTESFPLYGYSLNDYEQLFDEKLDLLLKINSEENVSWTGKLRAPMKNQTVYPRAKNDGKLPIWRAVGGTPQSVLSAAKLGMPLIVAIIGGMPLQFKSLVDFYKQEYLAAGHSESDMQIAVHSHTFVSEDPKVIDGYFENYKAQMDRIGTTRGWAPYTKMQYDGGRSKDGALFIGNTNEVADKIQQVKEIFGLTRFIGHMDVGAPENDVMMKSIELFGEKVAPLVR; via the coding sequence ATGGAATTAGGAATTGGAATGTTTGGTGACTTAGCCGTTGACCAAAATACCGGAAAATATAAAGATGCGGGCGTTAAAATCCGCGAAATTTTAGGTCAGGTAAAATTAATGGATGAAGTCGGAATCGACGTCTTTGCCATGGGAGAACATCACCGCCAGGATTACGCAGTTTCATCGCCGGAAATGCTTTTAGCTGCGGCGGCGAGCATTACGAAAAACATCAAATTAGCAAGTGGAGTAACTGTTTTAAGTTCCTCAGAACCTGTAAAGGTATATGAGGATTTCGCAACCTTGGACTTAATTTCTGATGGTCGTGCTGAAATTTTCGTGGGTCGTGGCAGTTTCACCGAATCTTTTCCCTTGTACGGATATTCACTTAATGATTACGAACAACTTTTCGATGAAAAACTGGACCTTTTGCTTAAAATAAATTCCGAAGAAAACGTTTCCTGGACAGGAAAACTTCGGGCACCTATGAAGAATCAGACGGTTTATCCAAGGGCTAAGAATGATGGCAAACTCCCAATCTGGCGAGCCGTGGGCGGAACACCACAATCGGTCTTAAGTGCCGCGAAATTAGGAATGCCGCTCATCGTGGCAATCATTGGCGGAATGCCGCTTCAGTTTAAAAGTCTGGTCGATTTTTATAAGCAAGAATATCTGGCCGCCGGTCACTCAGAATCTGACATGCAGATTGCCGTTCATTCCCACACTTTTGTAAGTGAAGATCCGAAAGTAATTGATGGATACTTTGAAAATTATAAAGCACAAATGGACCGAATTGGCACGACCAGAGGTTGGGCACCTTACACCAAAATGCAGTACGACGGTGGAAGAAGCAAAGACGGCGCATTATTCATCGGGAATACCAATGAAGTTGCAGACAAAATTCAGCAGGTGAAAGAGATTTTCGGTCTCACCCGATTTATCGGGCATATGGATGTTGGCGCACCGGAAAATGACGTTATGATGAAATCAATTGAACTGTTCGGTGAAAAAGTAGCACCTTTGGTTAGATAG
- a CDS encoding VF530 family protein, with protein sequence MEQKSKDPLHGKRLDAILEELVDYYNGFEKLGEQINIKCFTDNPSIKSSLKFLRKTDWARTKVESLYLYVLRQKKKEERLRE encoded by the coding sequence ATGGAACAGAAATCGAAAGATCCCTTACACGGAAAACGCCTTGATGCGATTCTAGAAGAATTGGTTGACTATTATAATGGATTTGAAAAACTGGGTGAACAGATTAATATCAAATGCTTTACGGATAATCCGAGTATTAAATCGTCGTTGAAATTTTTACGAAAAACCGATTGGGCAAGAACTAAAGTGGAAAGTTTGTATCTGTATGTTTTGAGGCAGAAAAAGAAGGAGGAAAGGTTAAGAGAATAG
- a CDS encoding DUF1801 domain-containing protein: MKIEVNSVEEYLNQVPEERKASFRKLYETVSQNLPPGFQEQLSYGMIGWSIPLETYPPGYHCTPNTPLPFINLASQKNFIALYHMGIYANPELLNWFVAEYPKYSKRKLDMGKSCIRFKKFEDIPFELIAELCQKITPQDWITLYEREFKKK; encoded by the coding sequence ATGAAAATCGAGGTAAATTCTGTGGAAGAATATTTGAATCAAGTTCCGGAAGAAAGAAAAGCTTCTTTCCGAAAATTGTATGAAACTGTTTCTCAAAATTTGCCTCCTGGTTTTCAGGAGCAGCTCAGCTACGGAATGATTGGCTGGAGTATTCCACTGGAAACTTATCCGCCTGGTTATCATTGTACGCCAAATACACCTTTGCCTTTTATTAATTTGGCTTCTCAGAAAAATTTTATTGCACTTTACCACATGGGCATTTATGCCAATCCAGAATTATTAAACTGGTTCGTAGCAGAATATCCAAAATATTCTAAAAGAAAATTGGATATGGGAAAATCATGCATTCGCTTCAAGAAATTTGAAGATATTCCGTTTGAACTAATTGCGGAGTTGTGTCAGAAAATAACTCCACAAGATTGGATTACTTTATATGAAAGGGAATTTAAAAAGAAGTAA
- a CDS encoding DinB family protein: MTEFQKYIQRYLDLIPSDNWLEEMKLSGNQTLEIYERLSEEESNFAYAEGKWSLKILLQHLIDAERIFDYRALRFARKDQAELAGWDEELYAKECDLENVSLKNLISEFDNLRKSTIHFFENLNQELLSQTGIANKNEISVETIGKLIVGHNIHHLNIIKERYLPILI, encoded by the coding sequence ATGACAGAATTTCAAAAATATATTCAAAGATATCTGGATTTAATTCCAAGCGACAATTGGCTGGAAGAAATGAAACTTTCGGGAAATCAAACTTTGGAAATATATGAGCGACTTTCAGAAGAAGAATCCAATTTTGCTTACGCGGAAGGAAAATGGAGTTTGAAAATTCTGTTGCAACACCTCATCGATGCGGAACGTATTTTCGATTATCGTGCTCTCAGATTTGCCAGAAAAGATCAGGCAGAATTGGCCGGTTGGGATGAGGAATTGTACGCCAAAGAATGTGACCTCGAAAATGTATCTCTTAAAAATTTAATTTCAGAATTTGATAATTTGCGAAAATCAACGATTCATTTTTTTGAAAATCTAAATCAAGAACTTCTTTCTCAAACTGGAATTGCAAATAAGAATGAGATTTCTGTAGAAACGATCGGGAAATTAATTGTTGGTCATAATATTCACCACCTCAATATTATTAAAGAAAGGTATTTACCCATTCTTATTTAA